CCCGTAATTAAAAAGTGAACCCTGATTGGAATGACAACGCAGTGGCCTGTAGAAACTAAACAAAGTAGAAAACATGCTTCAGCTATGGTACTTCATTCGAGTGTTGAGTGTAGTATACCACTTTAAGAAGCGGTCATGCCTCCAGAAACTACCTCTTTCTAAGAAGACAGAAATGAAACCTCagattaaaaaagagaagaaggaaaagaaatataattgAAAAACGAACAGCGAAACATAAGAAGGATAATGaacgaaggaaaaaggaattaAGGAGCATACTCACCTAAAACGTCTGTGCACATTTCGAAGGTGGCGCATGCGACCAGTACCGGTGGTTCTTCTGCGGATTGACTTAGCTCCCCAGTTGTACTTGCGCTTCTTAGCATCTGGATATCCACACGATGCACATCTCTTCTTCTGGATGTGGAAACTCGATCGCCCACAACGTTTGCACAACGTGTGCGATTTTACATGTTTCTTACCGAAGGCCTGTGTACCCTTAGTCATCTACAATTACAATTTAAAGCAGTAAAAGCGTTGAGGTGTTTGTTAACTAAACCGCTGATATAAAACAACGTAAAAACAATGACGAATATAGATTCCAATGTGATCCGTTCAAGCAATTCAGCAAAGGACGTCAGAAAACGGCAGgtgaaagaaacaagaaaggaaAGCACTTGATAGGAAAATGCACAAGAATACAGCAACCATAAGCGATGAATTATCAATGTAGAAGACAAATTAGGCGAGCAAAACTGAgtaaaaacaaggaagaaaatctCCTTCCTGGCAAATTAGACCAAGGAATCCCAGAACTAAATAGGAATTGAAAAGTCCACTGAAGTTTGCTGCTGTAGCTTTCCAACATTAATTGGAGAGGAATTGACTcacaaattaagaaaaaaatactgaaaaccAATTTTAGGGGAAGAACAACACGAAATGGCTGCGGCCGCCGGCACGGAGTGTTATGGTATTCGTCGCGGGAACTGGTGAGGCGAGAAAGTCCAGTCCTTTAATACCGTATTGTTGCAATGGTGTCGTGTTTATTCCTAGTTTCCTCGATTCCCATGTGTGACGCTCTGGAAAGGTTCCGTTCGTTTTCTCGATTTGTTTTTATCACAAGGAAGAGGAAGTATTGTTCGAGGTTCAATGAGAACTCTTAGGATATCTTATGTTTCCAGGGTAAATTCATATATTAATGAGTGAGGAGGACCTAAAATGAAGTGTCTGCAGTTTCTTGgtagttcttttcttctcttaattCCAAGGAAAAACACAATACATCATAATAAAGAATAGGGCGAGCCACATCATATTGTTCAGGTCACCCagacattgcaaaaaaaaggaaaatcaaaagttatgaaaaaaaaatcgtgaaaatatgaaaaaatcttctttattCGGGAAACTACACAACACAGTTCTGCGCAGTGCAAGAAAATcacttcagaaaaattcagTAACTCGATCTTCAACGGTTGGTGGAAGTTGTTGatgaagtggaagaaaaaaaagtggaagaagtCTGGAAAAAACAGAATTGATGACTATGGTAATAGTACAAATGAGATTTGGCGAAAGCAAttcgtatgaaaaaaaaactgtccatTCATTGGAAAGGAGAAAATGCATTCTTCTTCTACCACTGAAACTTTATGTAACTGTGGTCCTATGATGAGACGTTCCAAGCCCCACTATAAAATTTCCATACACTGTATAATATAATTCGGCTTCAATGCTATCCAGACATAATGTATGTTTATGCTTATGTTTAAGCAGCGGATATAGCGgtcggaatcgaggtgggaccgttgcGAAGTGCAGTGGCGAGAAGTGTTAGCATGCGTCCCCACTCGACcctgaccgctacgctccaccgcaccgcttcgaacgcagccacCTACGCATCTTCACCGTTATGACCCTACTATATCCGATTTATGTCGTTACACTCGCTCATTGGACTATTTACTCGTTTCCAATTTGTATAAACCAGGAATTATTTGTCTATAGACACTTAGATCCCACGAGAAATCCgaaacattcttttttgttcaggaAATCTAACCGAAATCGAAATTCTTATGGACCttgattttgtgtttttagaTTTATATTTAACATATTCTAAAACTGACCTGAACATTTTCTGAACTGTTATACGTCGTTGTAGTTTTCAATCAACGGCGGATAAGCATCAATATCAGGGAACGCTTTCTCTAGTTCTAGGCGAAAAGGAAGGTTTTTGTACTGTCCAACAAGCCTTAAACTAGTTTATTTAAGAGCACAGTACCTACGACGAGAAGACAAATTCGAAGAGAAAAGCAGGCTTTTCTCGTCGAATTTCTGGAACTTTTTCTGTGGAAAATTTGCCTCATTTCTCAACATAACTTTGAACACAACCATTCGCCTACACAACTAATCTATAGAgttctcaatttttccaagtagctagaattttcaaaacaaagcacatgaaaaaatcggaaaaagcAATGTCGGAGGAGCAATTACGTAAACGGGAACAAATTCAAAGgtcattttttcccaatttgtCCCTGCAGAAGGCGGAGGCGGATTGGCGGGATGGTGCGGACGCGCAGTCTTCGTTccagagaacttttttttgctctacaaTATGGGAATATGATCTACGGCTCATCTACCATGCTGAAATTTGGCCACTAGGAGCGGAATATTCTTCGTTCAGGACTTTTACATTCTCAAATGGATTGTGTCGTCATTTCATAGAAATTATTGGAATCTATCAAAAGATTCTCGTTGTTAGCGTTGCAAATCATTGTCCACGCTCGCCTACCGTATAGCTTCACCAATTTGTTCTGGTGTGAAATATTGTTCTATATTGAATGAGCGGGTATGTTCCACGGCCATACGAAACACCTACaaacatccaaaaaaagtttaattttgTGCGGGGGTATGAAAAAGTAAAGGACGGTAAAAATTACATCATCTATATAATCCCTAGCTTCACTGGATAATTTCACGTATTTAGCACGTAGTTTCGTTATTTTCTCGTAAAGGATCGGATCGTCACGTCTTACTTGCTCCAGAATCTACAATGGTATATACTAATTGGTGTTTTCTTCTGCACGTGCGCTTTTACCCACCTCATCGTCATTTTTCCCCCAAAATTGAAGATTGCGGATATAGTTGAGATCCTTAGAAGTCATTCTGGATACTCGCATAACGAGATCGAGAGCAGCGCTTTCGCCTAAACATAGTGGATAGTCGGGAACTGTTCAGGGGACTTTTATTTTGCcaagaataaaaggaaaacacaGTTTGCCTGGCTTTATTCCACGCGGCCAAATTGCATAGGAAACAGATACGAATGTACACACGTAGAGAACCTTGTGATACATGCCCGGAATGAAACATACTCAGAATAACTACCAGATAGTGGAATGCATTATCCTAGGATAAAGGTATTGTGGATGATAGAGAAGTAGTTGTTCTAAGAGAAGTCAATTTGCGGGCCATGTCAGGAAAACCCCTCAACTCAACAAAGAGGTTTTTGTTACGAGTTAGCGAAAGCCAAAAGAATCTTTAAATTATCAATGTGATTtaacttcttctcttctaacTTATTggcaatttttaaaattatttgttgttattgctattgtttattatttcctATCACTtctttattaataattaattactagTTACTCGAGTAGCAGAGTAGAATCCAACTACTTTTTTGAGCTGCCTCAGATTATTCGTCAACATTTTCTGAATGCATCTCCTCaaaaacagaagagaaattGGAAAGATGCGGTGTTTGCTTACAAATAAATGGAATTTTCAAActctttgcatattttgaaaaattaagcaAATTATGCTTATTCTGAAGACATTTTCAATGCGCTATTATAATAGCACTTCTTATTTACGATATAACCAATATTATTTCCTTGTTTATTCACTACTTCATTTATAATACTCTTGCGTTTCAAATTAAGATAATGTAGTCAAAAATAGCGATATTTGCAATCCTGGCtgtgtatttaaaaaaaataaatgaacaagtaaataaaaataaatgtattatGAAATGACACCTTTGCCTCGACACACATAAGTGTCGTTTTTTGCAGATCTACGTAAGGAGTCCAAATTTGAGAACCATCGTCAGAAATATTTGATTGCAATAAAGTGGAGGCCATCTTGCAAAAGCGGATggagaaaaaatgatagaCCCTCATCTATATCCACCTTTAACCCCGTTCCCGAGACCAAGATCCCATGGACGATCTGGTTCTAAACTATCAGGCTTACGGACATCAAATTGCTGTAACACctaaaaatcatggaaaatatGCATATTGATTAAAAGATGgtcaaaaatttattataaaaaatgGTCAATATAACTGGAAAAACACGGATTTAATTCCCAAGGAACACTTTCACTGCCGCTATGGATTCCTCAAGTGACATTTGGTCCATCGCAGCAGCTTTTTCACGTATATCAGCGTACAACGCTGTGGATCTGAAATCGAACATATACATTAAAGACatcttaaaaataaactatgaattcgtaataattttcaaatcaacAAGAATTTATTGATAATAAGTGCTAGGACTTACAGATAACGTTCTCCATAACTATTCACGGTGGTAACGATTaatttccctttattttcCGGACGTTTTGCGAGCTGAAACGTTCAACAAATCGGCAGATTGCTAGTTTTGAATtagttcaattcaaaattgttttcaaatcGTATActccttccattttttttctgtagttgaaaaaaattgtcagcgACAGGATACAACGAACTGTGACTTCGATTTTTGTATGGTAGAAATAACGCTTACATCACAGAGCTTACATTTATGACGGCCCTGATGGCTGAGAGCAAGTAAGCTAGCATTTGAAGTATAACACATTGATAAATGCTTCACATAAGCTACACATTTACACTACTTTTTCTCCAAAAGTTCAGccggaaatttctggaagaagaaaatagggtgaaacaaaaattgtaatGGTTGTACCTGCATTGCAGCACAAACATTTGCGCCGGACGATATTCCACCAAGGATCGCCTCTTCCTTGGCTAGCCTCTTCGCCATGGCAATAGCATCATCGGAATGGACACGAAGAGCCTCGGTGAACAGAGAACGATCGAGCACTTCTGGGATCATACCAATACCCATGCCTGAAATTATAAATCAAAATAGCCCGTGGCCACAAAACTGACGTACTGAAACTGAACCCTCATTAATACTACACTTGCTTATAGATAGCAAAATTGATCTTGAACGATAATTTCCAAAGATTGAATGTCCTGACATTTGTGTAAAAAAACGAGTAATGTACCTAAAATCTCCAATTACGCTCTAGTCGAATTTTCGGCATTGTGAACTGGATTTacatttccttcatttacCGACGAGATGCTTTTGAAACCATATTTATGGAGTGATGTTTCGTCAATCTCATCCTTATCAAAGGACTCGAAatgttttgaggtttttgatgctGTGGATATCCCGTCAGAACTCCCCCACTTTCCTTGCCAggcctcgatatcgttctaagtGCACCACGCAAGAACTCAAAACAACGAAAGAAGCTGAAAAGTCTCACCGGCTGGCGGGACTGGTGATCCAGCGAATTTATATCCgacactttatttcaaactcatttccatcagttctttcatttttgtgcCATCCTAATGGTATCATCGAACTTTCACACCTTTTACCAGCCGAATGTTCCTTGACGCGAGTTCAGCATCCCTCCACTTTTTCCGAATATAAGTAGCAGTTCACGCTAAGTACTTTATCTTGTAGAATACTCCgatcttcaaggaaaaaagtacacATAAACCACACAACTAACGTATTTTAACTGAATCaatattttctgcaaatgtaAAAGCGAAGACGTGTAACAACTGTAAAATTCTTTTGCAATGTTTCAGGTAAgtctatgtgtgtgtgttcagCTGTGTgagcgcgacgcgtctgccgcaACGCAGCATCTTTCCCTTGTTTGATATATACTTTCCCTCCACTTTGCTTTATCAGTCTTGATTGAATCCATGTGGATTCGAATGATCGCCTGTACCTTGTATCTTATGCGGACTATGCGGTAGCCCATTGATAACAGATGATTCGAATGGTTCGACTGGATGCACCTGAAGTATCTGCACTCACTTCGCTACCCACCGAATCCAGAAGAAATGCACCTGAATATTTGGGTTCTGCTCCTTGAGATACCGTCCCACACCGGTGCAGGTCCCTCCCGAGCCCACACCGAAGCAAACGAGGTCGACCTGAATACAAAGTTTGTCGGTGGATCATTAAACTAAAAACTAGGATCGCTACAAAAACTGGTACTATTAGAAACATGATTCACTCTTCTGATATTTATGGATGGTCATGATCGAAGGCGACAAAAATTCAGCGGTCACTTCCCTCGCGATGTTTCCCTCATTTTCAACAAAGTTTCATTCTAACACCCCTAAcccgtcgtagaaaataagtGAACTGCTACTGGGAGCAGAATGGAGCAGAACTCAAAAGAGTCAATTATGAATGCggtcattctactcttttttttccctcaaaatgAGTCACGCCCTCAAATTTCTTTAATCAGTTTTAGTTAAGTGTGCTTTCTGCGGTGTTTCCGTAGTAAATACGGGTTATTAAAATACCCTGACATACGCATGCCTAATAATACCTTAATATGGATCATGAGCAGTTATTGGAAGgttactagtttttttttttttaccttcccATCTGTCTGCTTCCAAATCTCAGGTCCGGTCGTACGGTAGTGGGCTTCAGGATTAGCAGGATTAGCAAACTGAAAACACAACCTGCAACAAAATAGGACACGAGTGAAACGTAGACATCTTAGGGGggtattcatttatttctacataCAAATACTTTCCCGAATGcgctcttttattttatttattacttcgACGCGGTGTACTTGATTTGTTTCCATTCAATTAATATTATAATCAATTAATTGACCAATTTTTTGAGTTTGGAcaagcaaaataaatataatgggATGAAAGGAATAAATAGATCAGAATAAGGAGTGGTAACAATTTTGGGTCCTGTTTCTCATTTATATCCTACAAGTCTTCAAATTcgttttagtttattttctcctatttACGTATCTGCTTCCATAATCTGTATTCTTCATCAAAAGCGGAGAGACGACGAGGTCCTGGCCGAACCTGCAGGGTCCGGGGAAGAGGACCTGGCGGGGTCTGAAGACGTCTCCGTTCTATACTATTACGTCAGACTGAACGGTACCTGATTCAAAATATGTGAATTCGGTATCAGCGCCGCCAATTCCTTTGCCCGCTCGATGGCTCCCTTCACAGCGATTGCAGGATCGGTGAGCACAACCTGAAAGTGATGAGTCCTCTGGAATATTGCTAAAACTTGACAactttcacatcttttttgtGGTTCTTATGCAAAGAATGTCGTAAAATGACAGAAATTTCCACTCTTCACGGAGAAAACTGGATGTAGAGCGTTGCTCCGTGAGGATAAACGAGCCTAAAACTCCTTAATACTGTTGTAGCTTTGTGAAGAGGTCCACAAGGGATTTAAAGTGTTCGTTTTGGGACCGCCTATAGCCCAACTATGTCAGACGAGGCCCATTACATATCGCCTGTAAAAGACGTGAAATGTGTTGCGCAGACTGGTTGACATATTGCGTTCGGATAAAAATCATATCATGGGGCACTTGTGTACCAGTTTTCGTCGTATAGTTTAAGTGGTTGGGGATTTCGCGAGAAAAAGATGTCGCTTGTACAAAATCAAGTCTTGGACATGGGCCAAGTCAACTAACTACAGcagatttcgtttttttttcaaacattttattctctttcagAGTTCTATTGATAGTAACAATTCCAGATTTCttacatttattttgtaagtttttagtatggatttttcaaggacatttattgcttttaatatttttagaacTAGTTTTCGACAGACTTACCTCTGCACCGTAAGCCTTCAGAAGTGCTCGCCGTTCAACACTCATCGATGACGGCATCGTCAAAATTAACTTGTAGCTAAACGAATTGCTGTTGAACTATATATTTATCACACATGAATCCATGGGATCCAGCTCACCCTTTCAGGGCAGCACAATATGCCAACGCTATGCCCATATTCCCGCTGGTCGGCTCGATCAGTACCGTTTTTCCGGGAGTtatttttccctctttctCAGCAGTTTCAATCATATTGAAGGCGATGCGGTCCTTTACCGATCCGGCCGGATTCATGTACTCGAGTTTTACAGCTGCAAATGCCACCATCACATTCTGGGC
This is a stretch of genomic DNA from Necator americanus strain Aroian chromosome II, whole genome shotgun sequence. It encodes these proteins:
- a CDS encoding hypothetical protein (NECATOR_CHRII.G8771.T1); translation: MTKGTQAFGKKHVKSHTLCKRCGRSSFHIQKKRCASCGYPDAKKRKYNWGAKSIRRRTTGTGRMRHLRNVHRRFRNGFREGTTPKPKVAAN
- a CDS encoding hypothetical protein (NECATOR_CHRII.G8772.T1) — protein: MYHKVLYVCTFVSVSYAIWPRGIKPGESAALDLVMRVSRMTSKDLNYIRNLQFWGKNDDEILEQVRRDDPILYEKITKLRAKYVKLSSEARDYIDDVFRMAVEHTRSFNIEQYFTPEQIGEAIRLVGQYKNLPFRLELEKAFPDIDAYPPLIENYNDV
- a CDS encoding hypothetical protein (NECATOR_CHRII.G8773.T1) translates to MSRETMALSGGDVIGNTPLLKLNKVTEGLEATIAVKLEYMNPAGSVKDRIAFNMIETAEKEGKITPGKTVLIEPTSGNMGIALAYCAALKGYKLILTMPSSMSVERRALLKAYGAEVVLTDPAIAVKGAIERAKELAALIPNSHILNQFANPANPEAHYRTTGPEIWKQTDGKVDLVCFGVGSGGTCTGVGRYLKEQNPNIQVHPVEPFESSVINGLPHSPHKIQGMGIGMIPEVLDRSLFTEALRVHSDDAIAMAKRLAKEEAILGGISSGANVCAAMQLAKRPENKGKLIVTTVNSYGERYLSTALYADIREKAAAMDQMSLEESIAAVKVFLGN